Below is a window of Diaminobutyricibacter sp. McL0608 DNA.
CTGCAGCTGGTCGAACGGCACACCGGTGTCCTCGGTGAGCAGCGTCGAACTCATCAGGTTCATGCCTTGCTCGGCCGTCCACACGGCTGTCGCCCTGGTGCCCGCGCCCCACCAGATGCGTTCCGCGAGGCCGGGGGAGCGCGGTTCGATCGCAAGCGGCTGCTCGATACCCGTCATCTGCGGGTTGGACATCACCAGTCCCGCACCCTCGATCGCCGCCCGGAACAGCTCCGTGTGGCGGCGCGCCATGTCCGCGTCCGACTCGTCATCGGCGGGCACGAACCCGAACGACTCGTAGCCGTGCATCGCCGTCTCGGGTGACCCGCGGCTCACGCCGAGCTGAAGCCGGCCGTCGCTGATCAGGTCTGCTGCAGCCGCATCCTCAGCCATGTAGAGCGGATTCTCGTAACGCATGTCGATCACCGCGGTGCCCAGCTCGATCCTGCTGGTGCGCGCGCCCATCGCGGCCAGCAGCGGGAACGGCGAGGCGAGCTGGCGCGCGAAATGGTGCACGCGCACGTAGGCGCCATCCAGTCCCAGTTCTTCAGCGGCGACGGCGAGCTCGATCGTCTGCACGAGTGCGTCGCGCGCTGTCCTCGCGACGGAGCCGGGGATGGGCTGCCAATGGCCGAAGGAGAGGAATCCGATGCGTTTCACGATGGGGGCAGCGTATTCGCTCCGCGGTGTATTCCGCACCTGGCCTGAGCGATTCGACGCCCGCACGGAGTTCACAACGACTTCGCAGCCAGGAACGGTGCTCTGCGAGCACGCGAGGCGTACCCTCGAATGAGGATCACCCGACTGGAGGACCCATGTTGACTCGTGCGTGGCTGCGCTGGCTTCCCGCCGTCGCTGTGCCTGCGGTGATCGCTGCGGGCGCAGTGATCATCCCGATGCAGGCCGGTGCCGCGGTGAACCTGCCCGCGAGGACGCCGAGCGAACTGCTCGCCCTCGTGGCGAACAGCAAAGTCGAGGCGTTCTCCGGCACCGTCGAGCAGACCTCGAACCTCGGCCTGCCGCAGTTGCCGACCACCGGGCCCGGCTCCGATTCGAGCGACGCGTCGATCCTGGATCTCGTGACCGCCTCTCACACGGCTCGCGTCTATGCCGACGGTCCGACGAAACAGCGCGTCCAGGTGATGGACTCGCTGGCCGAGCGCGACGCGATCCGCAACGGCACCGACGCCTGGCTGTACCAGTCGAAGGACAACTCCGCGACGCACATCACCGTGCCTGCCAAGAGCGCGAACGAGCCCTCCACCCAGGACGGTGTTGTGACCCCGGCGGAGATCGCCGACAAGCTGCTCGCGAAGATCGACCCGTCCACAACGGTCACCCTCGGGGACAACCAGTCGGTCGCCGGCCGTAACGCGTACGAACTCGTCCTCACACCGAAGACGTCGGCGACGCTGGTCGGGTCGGTCGCCATCGCGGTCGACGCCGAGACCGGGCTGCCGCTGCAGGTCGTCGTCGACGCCCGTGGCCAGCATGATCCCGCGTTCACCGTCGGCTTCACGTCCATCGACCTGGCGACTCCGTCCGCGAGCATGTTCACCTTCACGCCGCCCGCAGGCGCGACGGTGAAGCAGCAGGCGCTGCCGAAAGCCCCGACAGCCCCGAAGCAGGAGTCGGGCCACCCGAAGCCGACTGTCACCGGTACCGGCTGGGATGCGGTGGTCGAGCTCACCGTCGGGTCGGTGCCCGCCTCGGTCACGAGTAACCCGCTCTACGGCGAACTGACGACGCCGGTGGCCGGAGGACGTGCGCTCTCGACATCCCTCGTGTCCGTCCTGCTGACCGACGACGGCCGGGTGTTCGCTGGAGCCGTACCCGTTTCGCGCCTCGAGGCTGTGGCCGCGCAGTGACGGGCGACCGCCGGTGACAGACGACGTTTCGTTCGCCCCGGCGGCGATCGAGACGGTCGGACTGACCAAGCGCTTCGGCTCGCATACAGCGGTCGACGGGATCGGGCTGAACGTTCCGCGCGGCTCCGTGTTCGGATTCCTCGGCCCGAACGGGTCGGGCAAGACAACCACCATCCGCATGCTCCTCGGGCTGGCATCGGCGTCGGCAGGGGAGATCCGGGTTCTCGGCGAGGAGATGCCGCGTAAGGGGCTGGATGTGCTTCCGCGCGTCGGCGCTCTGGTCGAAGGTCCGGCGTTCTACCCGTTCCTCTCGGGAGCGGCCAACCTGGCGCGGCTCGATTCAGCCAACCGAAACGCACCGGCGCGCACAAGGCACGACCGCGTCGCCCAATCCCTCGAACGCGTGGGGCTGTCGCACGCCGCGCGCAAACGAGTGAAGGCCTATTCACTCGGAATGAAGCAGCGCCTCGGCATCGCCAACGCCCTCCTCACCCCGCGTGAACTGCTGGTGCTCGACGAGCCGACCAACGGCCTCGACCCGCAGGGAACGCGCGAGGTGCGAAACCTCATCCGCTCGCTCGCCGAAGGCGGTACGACCGTCTTCGTATCCAGCCATCTGCTCGCTGAGATCGACCAGATCTGCACGCACGCCGCCATCATGAGCAACGGCGCACTGGTGGCGCAGGGCACGCTCGCCGACCTGCGCAAGGCCGGAAGCCCGCGCGTCGAAGTCCGCACGCCGGACACGGCCGCTGCACGCCGCGTTCTCGCGTCCCTCGGACTCGAGGTCGACGACGGGGCGGCGGATGCTCCACCGGCCGACCCGGCCGCCTCACCCGACAATATCGTCGCCGCGACCACGGATTCGACGATCGCGCCGGAGGAGATCGCCGCGGCCCTTGTGGGTGCCGGGGTGCGCATCCGGGGTTTCAGCGTCAGCAGCGCGAGTCTCGAGGAGCGGTTCGTCGCCCTCACCGGCGAAGGGTTCGACGTTGCCGAGTGACGCCGTTGTCGCGGCCGCGCCGGACACCGCCGAGCGTACGGGCTCGGGGTGGAGCCTGCTCTGGTCGGAGATCAGCGTGCTGTTCCGGCGCTGGCGTACCTGGGCGCTCCTGGCCGCACTGGCCGGGGTGCCGATCCTCATCGCTGTCGCAGTCCGGATCAGGGACACCGGAGCGAACTCGGGGCGCGGACCCCAATTCCTCAACGAGATCACGCACAACGGGCTGTTCGTCGCCTTCACGGCCCTCGTCGTGTGCGTTCCGTTGTTCCTCCCGCTGACGATCGGCGTGGTCGCCGGCGACACCATCGCAGGTGAAGCGTCGCACGGCACGCTGCGGTACCTGCTCGTCGGGCCTGCCGGGCGCGTTCGCCTGCTCGTCGTG
It encodes the following:
- a CDS encoding ABC transporter ATP-binding protein, translated to MTDDVSFAPAAIETVGLTKRFGSHTAVDGIGLNVPRGSVFGFLGPNGSGKTTTIRMLLGLASASAGEIRVLGEEMPRKGLDVLPRVGALVEGPAFYPFLSGAANLARLDSANRNAPARTRHDRVAQSLERVGLSHAARKRVKAYSLGMKQRLGIANALLTPRELLVLDEPTNGLDPQGTREVRNLIRSLAEGGTTVFVSSHLLAEIDQICTHAAIMSNGALVAQGTLADLRKAGSPRVEVRTPDTAAARRVLASLGLEVDDGAADAPPADPAASPDNIVAATTDSTIAPEEIAAALVGAGVRIRGFSVSSASLEERFVALTGEGFDVAE
- a CDS encoding LLM class flavin-dependent oxidoreductase is translated as MKRIGFLSFGHWQPIPGSVARTARDALVQTIELAVAAEELGLDGAYVRVHHFARQLASPFPLLAAMGARTSRIELGTAVIDMRYENPLYMAEDAAAADLISDGRLQLGVSRGSPETAMHGYESFGFVPADDESDADMARRHTELFRAAIEGAGLVMSNPQMTGIEQPLAIEPRSPGLAERIWWGAGTRATAVWTAEQGMNLMSSTLLTEDTGVPFDQLQAEQIRMFRDAWREAGHDREPRVSVSRSVIPIIDDETRRYFGARSVVESQDQVGHLDGGLARFGRSFVGEPDAIAAELAADEAVQLADTVLVTVPNQLGVDFNARILESINRDIKPSLG
- a CDS encoding LolA family protein — protein: MLTRAWLRWLPAVAVPAVIAAGAVIIPMQAGAAVNLPARTPSELLALVANSKVEAFSGTVEQTSNLGLPQLPTTGPGSDSSDASILDLVTASHTARVYADGPTKQRVQVMDSLAERDAIRNGTDAWLYQSKDNSATHITVPAKSANEPSTQDGVVTPAEIADKLLAKIDPSTTVTLGDNQSVAGRNAYELVLTPKTSATLVGSVAIAVDAETGLPLQVVVDARGQHDPAFTVGFTSIDLATPSASMFTFTPPAGATVKQQALPKAPTAPKQESGHPKPTVTGTGWDAVVELTVGSVPASVTSNPLYGELTTPVAGGRALSTSLVSVLLTDDGRVFAGAVPVSRLEAVAAQ